AACTACCTATACTTCTGTTTGAAAAGTGATGATATTGCAGTTGTTCGCAGACTTAAAACAATATCCAAACTCATAGCTCATAGCATGCATCGCTTGTTGAGGTGTACTGGACAATCGTCAATTACTCCACAAGCAACCAAATATTCGAGTGTTCAAACTCTTTCAATCTCCGTCACTCAGGAATCTTCAAAAACTTTAACTTTTCATCAGTCCTATGTTCTCGAATATTCAAATGCTACTCATTTCACTTGGATTACAATGGAAAACTTGCGCAAACATGGATCTTTTTACGGGTTAGTTGAAATACGGAAAACGAGGAGTACGGGATCCTTAGCATATGATATTATGGATTTAGATTTCTGCGCGTTCGTACGACAAAAAAATGCTCGTTCGAGAATCATTGGACTATACTCCTTCACATTCCGTTGTGGAGTACAAAAataactcctttttttctctttgaccGTTCACCAAGCCATATCTTTTCAGTATTTGCTGTCGTGCACCCTTTCTGGTGAACAGAGCTGCAGAATATGACAGTACCCATGGAAACTTTAGTTATTTCCCGTTTCTGTCTCTAAACTGATCATATCCTCCAGTTTTCTAGAACGAACGAAATTGCATTTTCTCGTGCTAAGTTTTGTGTTACTCCCTTCTTCAACATATTAACTGCTAGCTGGTATCTTTCCCGGCCATTACCTTTTTGTGCACTTCCATCATATGGACGAATATAAAAGAAGTGATAACGGCGTGGACCAACGTACCTTTAGAATGACAGATCGATGACTCGGCTTAGCACACAACTTAAGATACGCTTTCAAAGTCGCGACAACCTTATCTTGGTCAGAGTCACCCATTCAATCCTTCTGAAACCAAAAACTCCTGTACAACGAGGAAAGTTAAACAAACAGATCTTCAACAACAACCAAATACAACATCAACGAAAGAACGgttacaattttaaaaaaatcgacatCACATACAATGTCACAGAACCAAACTCTATGAACCCACTCGGCAAGCTCAAGTTTCAAATAAGGGATTTTAACGATGCTACAATCAGGATCAACGCAACAAACGAAACATAAACAACCCTGCCCACGACAGTTTGCTGTTGTATTGCCCTATTTACCTTCTACAGTAACCCACAAGCGCTAGGCGTAAAATGTGCTTTCTTTGTGTATCACACACGACCCTTGCGATTTTATACTCTCGCCGACTGTCATTACTTACCTACCAGGTTagttctgttccttttttttttgcttgcactttattttcttacgtAAATGCAGTGgaggaacggtaaagagggtctcGGCAGATtttccgcgaatgcctccgagatgTGTCCGGTGGATGTCCTCGTGGGATACAcgaacatatctcgacgaggtcacgctccaatCGTTCACGGAGAGGCAGACAACCTTAGATGTTCCTCTAGCCATAGAGGTTCAAAGAACTACACAGTTATAAGAAATgtgtaagaaaaaagagaacggaGCGAGTTTTGTCCAGATCTTACCTTcaggaagtctagaaatcttatcaaatgaacttttttcttccaaaagtccagagatacagaaggtccctctgttcGAAAATAAATTGAGCTATAGAAAAGCTTGAGACTTACAGGATAACAATAATACTCATTTCCGTTAGTTTTGAAAGCTGGCTGTTtcgtttttaacgaaaattttcatatttgagGCTATTGGATGCATCTTTCTCTCACATTTCAcgtgattatttatttatttatttattgaaaacacctataggtgtgccataaaacaaaaaaaaaacaaggtggaacagagctcactagaatttcgcctgaattttacacaacaagactggcccttcaaagcataaGGGCTGGTGCGTTAGCAGGTCATTTTCGTGCTAtggaaggtgagaaatcctcacacgAGATCCCACTTTTCccagacccagaacgctacggtagataaaTGGATACCAGagtttgggtgaccaacttaacctcgaacggaggaatcTGTCAGGGACCCTAGGCGAACGGGTGGGGGACCTCAAGCCGAttatttctcttgcttctgctACGATTACAAATTTGAGACCATCTCACACTACAAATCTCCAGTGGATGTGTGTGATCCTCCAAAAGTATTTAGCAGCTCGTGAAtcatatcctagccggtgatccAGCGTATGAATAGTGATAAGTAAGcggagtcagctatttagatAGCAACGAAGGTAAATTTCTCGCATCATCGCTAATTAATCTACCGAGGCCTGACCGGGCATACTCGAAAatctgccgggaccctctttacacgcacccaatGCAATGTACATCTGCTTGCACATTCTTTATGGTCTACTCTACTTTTTAAATTGtggtttcaaattttcccctttttcatATAGAAACTCAGTGGCgaccttatttctcgacgctttaacttgatttttctcctagtaacttacatgtcatagattccCTACGACTAATGCTTGAGTCTTAGGGTttcgattgatttaattatttacttcgagaaataaggctGCGACTGAGTGCCCCTCCCCGTATCTACACTTTACTCCCTCAGGATATCATCGGTCCAACGAATTTTTAACATTGTAGGTTTTCAAGACTCTTGGAGGGAACTACGAGTGCTCATACAGTTACATTCATTAGCCAATAAATGTGTCCGCGAGATTTAATGACCCCTGGGGTAGCTGAATCAATCTATCTCATATCCACCGGTGTCAGAAGAAAGTGGCCTCTGCTAAAGTGGTTAGAATAATGGTTTATTTTGACTTCTTATGCACTTCTTCCATTATGGCGTCTGAGGTAGTAATTTAATACTTTGCTGATCTTTGTTCTCTAGACTGCCGGCAGAATtcagagccgccaaaccgcaCGCCCGCGCGGCTCCGAACTCCTTGAGTACCATTACTGGTGCCCAGCTGCGCGTGTACACACTCAAACCTACGCTATGCCATCGCGTAATTATCGGATATTCCGATTATGTTGTCCTTAAGTAGTCACTACATTGTCATTAAATGTTATAGCTGAAGAgtacttttcaaaatattcaaatattacaatcatataatcaaaaattacttgaaaattCATTTGCTGAAACTCCTAATCCATCTAATACGGGAATTTTCTGAAGTATATCCTGTTTGTTATTGGCAGATTGTTATTGGATTGATTCTAGCGATCTCTaacagaagatcgagaagattGGGTAGAGCTATgctcaaggacgacacacctcggcgatATCAGACCGCCGATTAAATCTAAGTAATTCCTATTTGCTTGGCTTCTGAATGAGCTTGAGAGTGATTGTTAGTTAGAAACTGTTAAACTATGTgacttaaaggtatcaccccacgaatatgggtggtatgggtttcaggcgggtaaggcctatacggggtcgtagattgtgggaaagagggtgattccgtccatttctccctttATCAATGGAGACGGACAACCCCGCCTGCAATTCGTTCGAGTGGGTTGAAGACGCTTGCACTGAtagagggagagatgaacagaaTTACCTTCCTCCACCACCTAAGATACCGTAAAGGCATTGCCCGGTAATAAgcactaccccagattcgtggggtgatgcgtttaagttAGTTAGATTTACTGCACTTGTTGTACTGCACAACGCACTCAGAATGTTGTGTTCAATGAAGTTGATGTGGCGTTGTAAATCGATAAGCGAGATTCTATCGTAAATACtaacaaatagaaattattTGGAAAGCATATAATAATACCTGCTAATTTCTACTTTGAATGACACAGGCACCCGAGATACTAAGGCTCAGAAGATTGATATGGAACTAGGGCAATATAACAGAATCACCTAACACATACAACCACCGACCTGATAGAGAAAAAGAGTGAGAATGACTAGCTCAAGGTGTGCTGTATGTACGATGAATGCGTATCATCCTGCTATGATATTGCAACCAGAGCATTCAGAAAATTGGCAGTGCTAGTGCTAGATACGTTACGTCCAAGTATTAAAGAttgaggcgaaaaaaaaaatgagagaagtCTATTCCAGTGTCGAATGCAACAATAACtaatgaaaaattgttctgTAAATGGACAACATCACATAGGATCTAGTGTACGCACGGATGAGTGTGAATGATAAGAGCTCAGAAACTATACTGGTGAAACCCACATGACCAGAAGTTCGCTGAAACTGACACAAGAGTCCACAACGTGCATGTGGTACAACAAAGTTCATGTATACCGAAACCATCGGTGGCGTGTGCTTAAATGATGAAATGACGGGAAAACGTGATTTCGATGTGTTGAATCTCTAGTTTGCATCTTTTACAAACGTCTTAATCCTTCTATGATGAATCTTCCTTTTGCTTTAACTGGATTTATTTCCTTTACTAAAACTGCCCGATTGTTGGCAATGCAGAATTGTCCTTTCCAACGTCCTAGCCTCTAAATCAGAACTCTCTCGGGTTTATTCTAGATGCACATATATAGGAAGTAAGGAAGAAATCATCAGTTTTTGGATTTCATCAGAAGATCTTTCGAGTGGGacattagttgtttttttcagaacggTGGATCTAATCGTGGGTCAAAATTTTGGAGACGAAAGGAGTAGAAGTGGACAAAAAATGAAGTCACTGCTGCTTTAGATAACGAAATCGTGTCATTTAATTATTCATATCCACTGCTTTTACATCTGTTCCAGAAACATTCGCATTTCTCACAGCAATCCAGCTAAAATGGATGATATCGAACAGAATCAAAAGATTCTCTAAGCAATTATGTTCAAAAGTGGAGCTGTGCAATGGGCAACATGAATTAGCTATCGAGAAGGACCAGCGACTAGCCTAATGGGGTTTAAATATAGCATACTCCTGCTTGTAGTACAAATACACATATTGGTAACCATTGATGTTAATGTTAACATTTACAGATATATCATGTAACATTAAAACCGTAGAAAAGAGAATGGTTTACGACCGTGATGATAAAATGAAGTATACGAACCTATAACTATAAATTTACACTGTCTTATTGTGTACAGTAAAACTACATTTTAGAGCATTGTAAGCAcgtatttgcaaaaaaaaaaacaacaaataattctaacacaactctttttcttcaagaaaaaaaaattaaatgtcgAAGCTTTTGTCACCGCTGTGATGTGACTTCGTCCCATCATTCCATATCAAGAGAATTTCCTGAAAGCAAATAACGGAGAAAtatcaactgaaaaaaaattgactggTTGTTTTACCTTGTCCTTTAAATTTGCTAGTTCAACCTGCGAAAGGCGATCTTCGATGAGAGCTACCCAATTAACACTATCGTCAGGAggcaatattttgaaaatgcttTGAAGCTGAAAGAATATTACGTTCCTGTTTATATTCAACGTTTTGGAAATAATACCACTTACACTACGATACGCGAAATTTCGGTTAAGGAACGTGATATCACGGATAATCCGCAGGCGAGCTTTTTGCTCAGCAGTAAGCAATTTCATTGATGACCCGGAAGTACATTCGTCCTACAAAAGAGTATTTCCAATCCCTTCATTTCGGAAAAGGTTCTTcttgaatttatttaaatatttcttcGAGAAAAGGCAGGATATTATGGTGGAATTATCCTGATTGCAGCTCAGAGCCACAACTATATTCTGACaactgaacaaaaacaagcaaTATCCAGTGACGCATTTTCCTGTTAGCGAGgactacaaaaaaattcattactATGAAACGTGGATTTGAAATATGAAGATGAAGATATGGAATGTGAAATATGATTTGGAAAGACTGCAGCAGACTAATTATCAATCCATTTCATATACGTCTTGGTACACTATAACGCTGCTCCCAGTAGCATCGCATTTCAGCGACCAATAGAACCAAAAATTTGAGATATGAAGTAGAGCACATTCACCTGAGAAGCTCTAACGTTTTGAGTCTTATCGTTGCGAAAACTCTGACGAGAACTAAAAAAGGACGCAATACAAAATGTATGACCTCAGGATTAAAAACAGAGTAAGTGTACTCCAACCTGCTGCGGAAACTACAGGATGGGTCACCCTCGTTTCTCGAATAGGATTGACCGGGTTCATGAATCGTATTGAGAAGCGGTGTACTGTAATCCCTAGAAATGACTATAGaactaataaacaaaaaataaataaaaatccctTCAGAATCCCTACATGTACGGAGATCGAAATCCACCACTGTCGCGTCTCTCGTTATAGTAGAATCCATCATTTCCTTGCGCATATTGGGCGgtgttataattatttttagtgTGCCTTTCACTGAGATGAGGATCAGATTGCCGCGAAGGTGTTAGTCCACCTCTATCATTATAAGGTGCATAGAGCTGTTCAGTTCTCCCTATATATCTCGGTATATCGTTGCGACAGGAGCTTTTATTTAAAGGATCATTGCGAAAGGAGCCTTCATTCCTGATATCGTCACGATAggagttttcatttcttgccCAACGTTTATCATAATCCCACGTATTTCCACTGTATGTGTCATTACAGTGGGCGCTGTCGTTTTTGGGCTGACTGGTTCTGGTGTCACGGCTGTTCCCAATGTATCTTTCGTTGTCGTACGCGTGGCCTTCGTGTCTGTGCTGAGTTTGGTTATCTCCACGTCTACTTCCACCGTACGTGTCGTTTCGATGCCACTCATCTCGGGCTCGATTCTGATTGCTGTCGCGTATATCTTCACAGTATTCTCCATGCCTCGCATTATAATGGCGATTAGTAACAGGAGAAAGTGGGCGATTTATTCCCCCATAAGTGTTTGTTTGATTGCGCACCGGATCTGCATACGTTGACTCACCACCTACGCGTTTATCGCTTGAAGAATGCTGAGCATTACTCCAGTTATTTCGGGGATAAACATAATCAGAAATGGGATTTCCCAAGGCTGTAGATGAACGTTGAGCACTCCGACTGGAACGTAAATCGTTAGCAGTACGGGTACGAATGCAATTTTCGGCGACAGGACGATCAAATACAGAAGTTATGGGACTTTCATGATATGATTGTTGCATGGATGAATACTCTCCTGGATGAGTTCGAGGTGCACTCGCAACGTTACTAGAATTAAATCTAGTTGGCTGTTCGTTAGACGATAAAGTGGTAGGTAAACCTTGTTCTCCATGATCGTCGACAAAcctgaaataacaaaaagtaTAGCAAGTGAAGAATATTCGAAATATTGGACAGTGAATCATCGAGACTAAACTCTTATGATTTCCACAAAGAATAGGTCACTTGTGGGTAAAGAAATAGCAGCGTGACCTACTTTACTATTTCGTTACTGGTCTAcatattctggatttttaatATTATCGCTACTTTTGACGAACAAAACATTTTCGGAGAGGAAAAGACTATATAACGgcacatatagtcgggtcaaaacgacatgaagtacggtgcaatTACAAGTGTAAgcggttgtgctcgaagcggtgcggtgaaaaaagagattgggatcgaggtgtGTCCATTTACAGTGAGCAAGGTGTCAGCAAGGATCCCCGTAGATCCTAACCGTTaggctccaccgcaccgcttcgagcgcagctgcttactcaaatgcaccgtgcctcgttttgaccctgctatatGTTGAGACTTAGATGAAAAATACGTCAGAATTACAGAATGTTACTACTTATTTTCATGTGAGCGAGGCCAGTGGTAAGATTCCATCACTACGTATACGAGGTCACTGGTATGATAGTGACCAAgattaaaggtagcataccacgaatctggtgtgatacggatttcaggtggagtatccgtatcgTGGAGCGTTGcgatagatggcgtcgtacaaaacagcattctggaggcagcTGTTTTCAGTGATGCaggggagatgagcggaactacctccgtctccataatctacgaccccgtatacggatacttcacttgaaatctgcaccacctcagattcgtggtatgctatgTTTAATGGAACTCTCTatagtcgataaattggtggtTTGCTTGGGAGGATGGGGACACTGATACATCGACTGGTCATTGTACAGACTCCAAACGGGTTCGAAACCCTCTACGAAACTGAATTGAAGTGTAACGCGTCAACATCTAGAATGAAATGATCAATGCTGAGCATTTCGCATAAGTAACTACAACACTATTGTAGCTGTAGAGACGAAGATTTCCACTCACAAATTTCTATTGTTAGAAACCTATGCCAACCCAGTATTACCCCACTTTTCGCGCTTTCTTGACATTACTGAGAAAACTACTCATAATTTGACATTGAAAGACCTAataggaaaaattctaaacttGAAAGGAACCTTGGTTCGTGAGATGACCACATTCCAAACTCCTTGTTCTCATGCCTCTGAAAGAACCAAAAAGCAATCAACAAAATCAGTTTTCAGTAAATAACAGAAGAGATACTTGCTGTTTTCCTTGGCTTCTTACACGTTCGTACAAATTGTTTGGTATGTTTTTCTGTTCACCTTCCTCTTCGTCACTGCTTCGACCCTAAATAAGTAACTTCTCTTtgtgaacagaaagaaatgtaAGGACGGTTGACATGGAGTAGTTGTGCACTTGGATACTACGTCAAATCGAAACACATGAACATATGCGTAAAAAGTGTTGTATCGTGGTGACGCATCGCGTCCCCGTTGAACGCGTGCGTTTCCCCTCTTCAGAGAGCGGGACAACCTCCTCCAAgctcttttccttctcttttctacaggttttttttttcgggtaaTAGTTCGTAGGTAGTACCATTACAAGATTATTTCCCAACAGTTCTGGCGTTTGTTTCGTTCCTAAATCACTTTTAGGATCATAGTTAGTATGAATTTAATTTCTGCCccatttttcgttattttgaaCGATTAGGATAGTTCATAGTGGTACTACTATGAAAACCCATTTTTCgccaatttaaaggcatcactccacgaatccgggatagtgcggatttcaggtgaagagtccctatgcggggtcgtagattgtggagaggaggatgattccgtccatttcttcgtaattgccataaaaacggcccggaagatgcggagcatgcacaaggctggcgcgctccaatcgaatttgatgaagaaaatagcgcgccgaaacgctcgaagccgtatcttccgggccgttttctacggaaattaggaagaaatggacggaatcgcccttctctccataatctacgactctgtaaaggcataacccacctgaaatccgcaccaccccaaatctcgtggggtgatgcctctaatggTTTATTCTGATGACAAGCCATCACCTTGAAGAATTCAGTCTGAGAGAACTAGATGCCTCACCATTCGTGTAATTGTGCATGGTTGACGTTCTTCTAACacaatttttggatttcacCACAAAGTATAAAGGATAAGATGCACGACGCTGATCAATTTCTGTGAGGATGCATCTATGCGTTCAACTTTATTTCAGAATTGTTTAAAGTTTGTGAACGCGTGTACAGGATTATGATGACTTGCAGGGAACATCCGAGGTGCCAAATCAGTGTTTCTGTTCTCCCACCCCAATCCTGTCCTAATTTATCGAtaccggaaggatgaaaaaggTTGACTTGCACTAGGACtgattcgaaccaccgatcgatcgtgcaccCACAACGAAACTTATTACCAACTACGTCACACCTGCGCCTTCTGCACTTTACtacaattgcaaaaaaaaaaacgctaataATGCGCAGttgtggaagaaatggaggagaaattcctagaaacCAAAGTCGTAGAAGTGTCCTAATAGGCGCATTCAAAAGCTATCCCCACGATAATTTCAGCCATGGATAGCTAGATGATTATTCACGTTTATATCTTTGCACCCTAAAGGATAAACATTTATAGTggtcctcaaaaaaaaaaaacataccttAGTAACGCTGACTGAGTTCTTGCATGATGCAAATGCAGACAAGTGCCGTACATTTGAGGAAGAAGGCTTCTGTGACTGAGGATTAACATAGTCATTTGCTGCTCTTGTAGTACTGCCAAGGTCCTCAGCTGGAGAAGAACATTCCTGTTGAAGGTTGTGTTTCACTTGCGCTGGCATACCTTCCTCACCAATTTCCCAGGGATTACGGAAAGGTTTTACAGTATCCTCCATACGTGACAGCTGCATATAACACATGCGAGTGAAAAAACTTTGGGAAGCGAGATACACCATTTCTTACCTCTTCTCTAAGACGTGGTTTTGTAGATTCCAAGCTATGATTTAGCAAGGAAACTTTAGATGTAGGTTTTACAGGTTGGTCAGATTTCTGCTTAGAAATGACTGGCGCCGCAGTGTCAGTGTTGCCTGGGGCATGTGATGCTTccttaaataaaattagatgATCGAATTTTAATATTGCTGAAGAAGTTTGCAAAAACCAAAATGGCAGTTGTACAGTTAGTATTCCTTCTGGCGTCTCCTAAATGTCACGAAAATGCCATCAACTCATGCTGAGAAGCGATATCAAATGCAAAGATAGAGGTGTCAAAATTTTGGCCTTCGCACcctaaaggatgaaggataaagagtCCGCCGTTAATCATTCCATTagagatgcgccaacgcattcacttcaattcagaatcgtttgaggttaacgaatgCGTCTCTAgtttatacaatgacttgcaggggctaaTGATGTattaaatcagtgtttttccaAAACGTGTTCCGGGATTACAAtctagatatttttttaatgtcgaCTGCTGTCTTTTTCATTTAAGAGAAGCACTGCTTTTGAAGCGAAGCAACCTTATGTGATTTAATTTCTAGAAGATCGGGATAATCAGAAAAACAGCTACTATTACTAGaatcagaacgacatgaagcacggtataGCTGTGTAAGCGGTTGGCTTGAAGAGGTGCGGAGGagagtagcggttaggatcgagtgagaacCCTTGCTACTACTGTTTATTTCTGCAGTTCTCAATGGTTCCACCCAAGTCAAGCGTTCGATAGGATTTTCTCATCAGAGGAGGGGGGTCATAATGTGAGGGGATTGTAAGAGGAGTCGTAAGGGAGTGTGCGGTGGGAAGTAGTGAATGATGATGCATGATACCCACGACAAAATAATACGTAGCATTAAGTAATTAATTATaccattacaaaatattacagtaaacaatattaaattattacataaattacataatattatatttagtttcagGCGTAGGACGGTATGGAAgccccaacattttgttttgaatacaTATAACTTGTTGACAATGTAAGAATGAGACCTCGTAGGTTCGACAAACGggtgagtcaaatttttgcaaacgaGTTAGAAACTTGTAACCTCTTTTAAAAGATGGACGATTTAGTTTTACGTGTTTTGCAACAgttcaaaagtaaatttaatagaaatttaatgaccaaaaaagctcagattctgtgcacattgttaggtttAGGAGATAGTGAATAACTTTGTCATAAAAGACCAAAAACGAATTTTAGGTAGTTTCTCAGAGATGAACATTTGcccttttgaaaaatagtcatatcgctgtttttccCACCTactagtctttttggaattttgatgggacaaaattttaaattttcggagtttttttttttggaattgtcCTGTCTAGATTTTGAAAGAACCGGGGgaacggaaaaagaaaattttgcgcaTAATGGCTTCCTTAGTCTCTCTATCCGAACAtatgggtgattttttaaTACGCCGACGCATTTTTCTGGCGTGGGAAAAGATGCcaaaattccaattttcgcTCGCGCGCCGAACTGTGCGTGatcttggaaaaaattcaataactcaGACTCAGAAATTAGGGCGAAGCAAATCATCTCTTAGTATTTTGTAGCCGAGGATTTCCTCTATTTGATGCTCCATCATCCGATTTCCAGGACTcgcaatttttccaaatttttgatggaacaGAGATGGGAAAGATGCCACTTTTCCCATCTCTGccccatcaaaattccaaaaagactaaGTGGGAAAAACACCGATATGACCTATTTTAGGGCTTCTCTGAAAAAGTACCTAAAAGTCTTCATTTGGTCCTCTTATAACGAAATTATTTGGGATCTTCCAAAcgtaacaatgtgcacagaatctaaGCTTTTTGGTAATTAAATTCCACTAAATCCACTTCTAAACTGCTGAACACTATGTAAAATTAAGTTCATCTTTTAAAAGTGGTTccaagtttctaactcttttgccAAAATTTTACTCAGCGAGATGTCGAACCTGCATCGTCCCAGTGTGATACTGTAATGTATTGGAACAGAAGcagaatgttgattttttttttctttttttcgtcgttcttcTGTAATTCAACCTATGCACCtgactcttctctttcttcgcCGTATTATCCCCTCTAATCAGTATTTAGagatatttcatagatttaagaataaaaacagaatatAATAGAGGCGCATTTGACGtattttggaataaaaatagaggCGTAATCGAGAGGGCAGTGTTCCATCACCACGTTTGACCGTGGTTCcatctcgatttcaaccgctctCTCCAACGCGCCGCTGTAGctgctcacgcaactgcaccgtgcttcatttcgttttgacccgactatacgtatGCGTTCTTTGTGCAACAATTATTTTCCCGCAAAATTATATCTCACCAAAGAAAGGTTAGTATCTCTTTTATAATCACCTGACATCTGAGCTACTTGAGAAGGAATGAACTATATAGGAGGATTCACGGAGCTAGCAAAAACTTTTCATCGAGAACAAAACTGCATGTAGTAAAGCGATGCTTAAAACTTGAACAGAGCACACAGCACAGTCTTCGTCGTTGCATATTCAGTCTACTAAAATGTTTTATGTGTGTTGCCACAGGAACAACAACGCAGGAAATCGGCTAGTAAAAATTGGCTA
The Necator americanus strain Aroian chromosome I, whole genome shotgun sequence genome window above contains:
- a CDS encoding hypothetical protein (NECATOR_CHRI.G2993.T4); this encodes MEAIIPNEHYIASLNIPYWKCDREDKEQLKMHLVCAMLCCPKQIEDDGSICAELVNMNMREVSCQYLDFLTVGRTATNYDKAVSDRIEKNLASLFQLPLFKEIVEMDEKAKFKPIPSASIKPLFERILRGGRALRLREGQTKKRKEKECNTPAAVYKAKVVCNFLLELIESERRHQGLSSSGFVDWQSVQKRYQEMFTNEDSEDRKLMEIYKTKYGMQFTHPTLNGDVIKNWTGRSTITKALSMPIFYKINCHNEQSTGRLSVGFGDNIALYDDEELKKAADAARAPPQEQTGRKKFKEERRHEQNNAVNEMANVIPLRQRQTQSTITSIFPDSASSPFATSAKLQTHNLPSWNSEEVLPKTQPTANTNEPQYIPTSANIGETSEFHSESEQSSNETGVYTDDELDQKEASHAPGNTDTAAPVISKQKSDQPVKPTSKVSLLNHSLESTKPRLREELSRMEDTVKPFRNPWEIGEEAEDLGSTTRAANDYVNPQSQKPSSSNVRHLSAFASCKNSVSVTKGRSSDEEEGEQKNIPNNLYERVRSQGKQQRHENKEFGMWSSHEPRFVDDHGEQVTLRVHLELIQESIHPCNNHIMKHSSSDKRVGGESTYADPVRNQTNTYGGINRPLSPVTNRHYNARHGEYCEDIRDSNQNRARDEWHRNDTYGGSRRGDNQTQHRHEGHAYDNERYIGNSRDTRTSQPKNDSAHCNDTYSGNTWDYDKRWARNENSYRDDIRNEGSFRNDPLNKSSCRNDIPRYIGRTEQLYAPYNDRGGLTPSRQSDPHLSERHTKNNYNTAQYAQGNDGFYYNERRDSGGFRSPYITPLLNTIHEPGQSYSRNEGDPSCSFRSSSRQSFRNDKTQNVRASQDECTSGSSMKLLTAEQKARLRIIRDITFLNRNFAYRSLQSIFKILPPDDSVNWVALIEDRLSQVELANLKDKEILLIWNDGTKSHHSGDKSFDI
- a CDS encoding hypothetical protein (NECATOR_CHRI.G2993.T2) gives rise to the protein MEAIIPNEHYIASLNIPYWKCDREDKEQLKMHLVCAMLCCPKQIEDDGSICAELVNMNMREVSCQYLDFLTVGRTATNYDKAVSDRIEKNLASLFQLPLFKEIVEMDEKAKFKPIPSASIKPLFERILRGGRALRLREGQTKKRKEKECNTPAAVYKAKVVCNFLLELIESERRHQGLSSSGFVDWQSVQKRYQEMFTNEDSEDRKLMEIYKTKYGMQFTHPTLNGDVIKNWTGRSTITKALSMPIFYKINCHNEQSTGRLSVGFGDNIALYDDEELKKAADAARAPPQEQTGRKKFKEERRHEQNNAVNEMANVIPLRQRQTQSTITSIFPDSASSPFATSAKLQTHNLPSWNSEEVLPKTQPTANTNEPQYIPTSANIGETSEFHSESEQSSNETGVYTDDELDQKEASHAPGNTDTAAPVISKQKSDQPVKPTSKVSLLNHSLESTKPRLREELSRMEDTVKPFRNPWEIAEDLGSTTRAANDYVNPQSQKPSSSNVRHLSAFASCKNSVSVTKGRSSDEEEGEQKNIPNNLYERVRSQGKQQRHENKEFGMWSSHEPRFVDDHGEQVTLRVHLELIQESIHPCNNHIMKHSSSDKRVGGESTYADPVRNQTNTYGGINRPLSPVTNRHYNARHGEYCEDIRDSNQNRARDEWHRNDTYGGSRRGDNQTQHRHEGHAYDNERYIGNSRDTRTSQPKNDSAHCNDTYSGNTWDYDKRWARNENSYRDDIRNEGSFRNDPLNKSSCRNDIPRYIGRTEQLYAPYNDRGGLTPSRQSDPHLSERHTKNNYNTAQYAQGNDGFYYNERRDSGGFRSPYMDYSTPLLNTIHEPGQSYSRNEGDPSCSFRSSSRQSFRNDKTQNVRASQDECTSGSSMKLLTAEQKARLRIIRDITFLNRNFAYRSLQSIFKILPPDDSVNWVALIEDRLSQVELANLKDKEILLIWNDGTKSHHSGDKSFDI